Proteins from one Malaya genurostris strain Urasoe2022 chromosome 2, Malgen_1.1, whole genome shotgun sequence genomic window:
- the LOC131429207 gene encoding uncharacterized protein LOC131429207: MEYINDLDLADDVVLVSQRRSDMQSKLNYLVERSTAACLNINVSKTKSLDVNAANPSNFTVAGQVVDKVESFQYLGSQTASDGGTKSDIGARITKAWSAFASLRNIWRSNQIRLRSKIRIFNPNVKSVLLYSSETWGIPAECTQKLQVFINRCLRYIIRAWWPDNWISNAELHHRCHQKPILTDIRERKWMWVGHSLRKRGNEICKQALDWNPAGHRSRGRAEAHGGGN, encoded by the coding sequence ATGGAGTATATCAACGATCTCGATTTGGCAGATGACGTTGTTCTAGTATCGCAACGGCGCTCTGATATGCAGAGTAAGCTCAACTATCTCGTCGAACGTTCCACAGCGGCGTGTCTCAACATCAACGTCAGCAAGACTAAATCGTTGGATGTCAACGCGGCCAATCCATCCAACTTTACGGTAGCTGGTCAGGTAGTGGATAAAGTTGAAAGCTTTCAATATCTTGGCAGCCAGACAGCGTCAGACGGTGGGACCAAGAGCGACATAGGCGCGCGGATTACGAAGGCATGGTCTGCCTTTGCGAGTCTTCGAAATATCTGGAGATCAAATCAGATTCGTCTACGCAGTAAGATCCGAATTTTCAATCCAAACGTGAAATCTGTACTGTTGTACTCCAGCGAAACCTGGGGTATACCAGCTGAATGCACGCAAAAGCTGCAGGTGTTTATCAACCGATGTCTGCGGTATATAATTCGTGCCTGGTGGCCTGACAATTGGATTTCGAATGCCGAGCTCCATCATCGTTGTCATCAGAAGCCGATATTGACTGACATTCGGGAACGTAAGTGGATGTGGGTCGGACACTCACTTCGAAAGAGAGGAAACGAAATCTGCAAGCAAGCGCTGGACTGGAATCCAGCCGGACATCGTAGCAGAGGTAGAGCAGAGGCTCATGGCGGCGGCAACTGA